Part of the Rhodobacteraceae bacterium M385 genome is shown below.
AGGTTTGTCACTGGCACGGGTGGGAAATATCGGGCGCTATGGCCGTGGATCGCGCGGGACTTTGGGCGTGCGGGGTGGCGCTGCGTCTAGAAGTCTTTGAAAACATCGGCCTGGGGATCGCCTGTGGCAGAGCTGGCGAGCAGTGGGGCCGTGGATGCACCTGCAACGGCGGCGGCCTGAATTGCGCCGTCGAAAGCGGCATGGCCCGTGGGGCTTGTGCCCCCCGGCGCCCAAGCGGGGGCGGAAGAGGCTGATCGGATCATTTGGAAGCGCGCAAGATGTCCGGCCAGGCGATCTGCTGCATTGGTCAGGTTTTCACTGGCGGCAGACGCCTCTTCCGCCATAGCGGCGTTGCTTTGGGTGGCGATGTCTAGCTCTCTCATGCCGGCGTTGATCTCAGTAACGCCGGTCGACTGCTCCTTCGCGGAAACGGCGATATCCGAGACGAGCCCTGCTACTTTATCGACACGGCTGATGATGTCGCCGATCGTGTCGCCGGCCTTGCGAACCAGCTTGCTGCCGCTTTCTACCTGTTCGCTTGACGACGCTATCAGTGTTTTGATTTCCTGTGCCGAGGCCGAGGAATGCTGCGCCAAAGCCCTTACCTCCGATGCCACAACGGCAAAGCCACGGCCTGCCTCGCCCGCGCGGGCGGCTTCAACCCCCGCGTTCAGGGCCAACAGGTTGGTTTGAAAGGCGATGTCGTCGATAACAGAGATGATCTGCGTGATCTGTTGGGACGAAGCTTCGATCGCGGCCATGGCGGTGATGGCATCCTCCACAATGTCGCCAGTGCGTTTGGCGACAAGGCGGTTCTCATCCGTTGTGGCTTCCGCGTCCGAGGCGTTGGCGGCTGTTGATCGAACGCTTTCGCTCAATTGTTCCAAGGCGGCGGCCGATTGTTCCAGTGTCGCGGCTTGGCTTTCGGTTCGGCTAGATAGATCAGACGAGGAGCTGGCCAATTCGCGGGCGTCTTGGTTGACCTCATCAGCCACTTCGCGGATCGCCTCCACGTTGTCCGAAAGGTTATCGACCAGCAGATTGAACGACGTGCGCAGCCCCTCATATTCTGATGGAAACGGTGCGTCGGGACGGCTTTCGATCTGCTTTGTCAGGTCCAATTTTCCAAGCCGGGCCAACCCTTCGGTCAGGGCTTCAACCACAATGTCCTGATCTCGTTTCTTTTCCTGATCTTGACGGACGCGGTCTGCTTCCAATTGGTGCAGACGTTCAGCTTCCACCATCGAGGCTTGGAGCACGAGCAATCCGGAAGACATCATGCCCACTTCATCTTCGCGGGTTCGATAGGGGATGTGTTGATCCAGTGTGCCTTTCGACAGGTTCACGATGCATTGGGTCATGCGCGACAGGGGGGTCATGATCCAGCGGGCAGCGAGGAAAGCGAACAGCAAGGCCACCGCGATGGAGGCCGCGGCCACCAGGATTTCATTTACCCAAAGCTCCCGCTGGTGGCCTATGAAATCAGCCGTGTTGGCCGCAATTGCGATGGCACCCACAACGGAACCATCTGCGTCAAATATCGGGGCGCGAAGCACCTGATGGCTTGCCCCATCCGCCTGCGCCGGACCTATGTGAGTGTCATGGTCCCGCAGCGCAAGGTAAGCGTCCGAATGCGCGATCATGGCCCCTATCGCGGGCTGTTCAACATCTTCTGCAATAGTCGAGGCGATGCGGACAAACGCCTCGGTTGCGGGATCAAACCGAAAGATTGCAGCGTCCAGCCCCGCGAGGCTTGCAGCGGGGGCGACCAGCGCGTCGCTCGCATCTTGCGGCATGTCAGGCCAGACGATTCTGTCAATTACATGGCCCTCACCTGCAACGAAGCTGGCCCCTTCGTAGGTCTCCTGCACTTGGTTGGCCACGATCCGCGCGCCGATCCAATTGTCGTTCTCAACACTTTCAAAATAGGTGTGACGAACCTCCAGATAGCCCACGAAAGATACCGCAAAGGACAGCGCCATCAGCGTGGCAGCCAGCAAAGCGATGAGTTTAGCGCTCAAGCTTAGCTTGTTGAGAAATTTCATCGCCGCCTCCACACGATTTCGGGGTCACTAAGGTCGAGTGTTAGTGGCAAAACCTGAATCAACCGTTACCCTTCAGATCATCTTGACAGCACCGGGTCTGCTGCCTATCTCAACGTCGTTGGCACTCACTAGGGGTGAGTGACAGCAGTACCGAGAGACAATCCCTAACCGGATAGAGGAGAGGCCAAAATGGCATTGAAACCGCTGCAAGACCGCGTGTTGGTTCGCCGTGTAGAATCCGAGGAAAAGACCGCTGGCGGTCTGATCATCCCCGAAAGCGCGAAAGAAAAGCCCTCTGAGGGTGAAGTTGTTGCCTGCGGCGACGGCGCCCGGAAAGACTCTGGCGAGTTGATCGAGATGTCGGTGAAAACCGGCGATCGCATCCTGTTCGGCAAATGGTCCGGCACGGAAGTGACGCTCGAAGGCGAAGAGCTTCTGATGATGAAGGAATCGGACATCTTGGGCATCATCACCTAAGTCGTTTGCCCGGCGCAAACATTCCGATCCCCGAAAAACACATCGAATTTTAAGGAGACGCCATCATGGCAAAAGACGTCCGTTTTGATACCGACGCCCGCAATCGTATGCTGAAGGGTGTGAACATCCTCGCTGATGCGGTCAAAGTCACGCTCGGCCCCAAAGGCCGTAACGTGGTTATCGACAAATCCTTCGGCGCCCCGCGCATCACGAAGGACGGTGTATCTGTCGCCAAAGAGATCGAGCTGGAAGACAAGTTCGAGAACATGGGCGCACAGATGGTTAAGGAAGTTGCTTCCCGCACCAACGACGAAGCCGGTGACGGCACAACGACGGCAACGGTTCTGGCCCAAGCCATCGTTAAAGAGGGCATGAAGTCGGTTGCGGCTGGCATGAACCCAATGGACCTCAAGCGCGGCATCGACATGGCTGTTGCCAAAGTCATCGCCGAAATCCAAGCGTCCGCGCGTGAAGTCGCTGATTCCGACGAAGTTGCTCAGGTCGGCACGATCTCTGCCAACGGTGAAGCCGAAATCGGTCGTCAGATCGCTGATGCGATGCAGAAAGTCGGCAACGACGGCGTCATC
Proteins encoded:
- a CDS encoding cache domain-containing protein yields the protein MKFLNKLSLSAKLIALLAATLMALSFAVSFVGYLEVRHTYFESVENDNWIGARIVANQVQETYEGASFVAGEGHVIDRIVWPDMPQDASDALVAPAASLAGLDAAIFRFDPATEAFVRIASTIAEDVEQPAIGAMIAHSDAYLALRDHDTHIGPAQADGASHQVLRAPIFDADGSVVGAIAIAANTADFIGHQRELWVNEILVAAASIAVALLFAFLAARWIMTPLSRMTQCIVNLSKGTLDQHIPYRTREDEVGMMSSGLLVLQASMVEAERLHQLEADRVRQDQEKKRDQDIVVEALTEGLARLGKLDLTKQIESRPDAPFPSEYEGLRTSFNLLVDNLSDNVEAIREVADEVNQDARELASSSSDLSSRTESQAATLEQSAAALEQLSESVRSTAANASDAEATTDENRLVAKRTGDIVEDAITAMAAIEASSQQITQIISVIDDIAFQTNLLALNAGVEAARAGEAGRGFAVVASEVRALAQHSSASAQEIKTLIASSSEQVESGSKLVRKAGDTIGDIISRVDKVAGLVSDIAVSAKEQSTGVTEINAGMRELDIATQSNAAMAEEASAASENLTNAADRLAGHLARFQMIRSASSAPAWAPGGTSPTGHAAFDGAIQAAAVAGASTAPLLASSATGDPQADVFKDF
- the groES gene encoding co-chaperone GroES, whose protein sequence is MALKPLQDRVLVRRVESEEKTAGGLIIPESAKEKPSEGEVVACGDGARKDSGELIEMSVKTGDRILFGKWSGTEVTLEGEELLMMKESDILGIIT